GTGGTACAAATATTTTGACGTCCACAGCTGGACCAGTGTGGTATTATGGCACACAGACCTACCTCCATAATATTTTAAAAAAAAAGGCTTTAACAGCCTTTTTTACACTCTATTGTAATTTATAACCGCATTTGTCACAGTAACCACGGAAATCAGCTCATCCTTTTCATCAAGCATTTCAATCAACCAGACATGGGATGTTTTTCCCTGATGCAGCAGTCTGCCTTTCGCGAGGATATAGCCTTCTATGTTTTTTGTTTTCATATGATTTGCCGTAATATTCTGGCCCACAGCAACCTGGCTATTATCCAGCAGTTGGTTGGAGGCATATCCTGCAGCCGATTCCCCCAAAGCAATGGTTGCCCCGCCATGCAATATACCATAAGGCTGGCTATGAAAAGTCGTTAAATTCATCTTGGCTTCAAACGTATTGTCCTTATACTGTATATATTCAATATTCAGGTAATCTATCAGGTATTTCTGGTTTTCCATCAAGTGGCCCTCCTTTCCCGCGCACGCTGCTAAGCGAATATGTGATGCTCAACGGTATAATCAGCCAGGACATTTTCATCGACAGCAATTCCCAATCCCGGACCCCGGGGTACTTCAATCCTGCCGTTTTGAACCGTGACCTCAGGCCGGATGATATCCTGTGAAAAATAACGCTGGGATGGCGACAAATCTCCGGGAATATAGGTATCCTTCAGACTTGCCAAATGAACGTGCAGTATTTTCGAAATTCCGCTTTCCACCATACTCCCGATCCAATAGTAGATATGATGTTTCCGGCAAAGCTCAATCATCTGCCTGACATAAAACAAGCCGCCAACCCGGCCGGTCTTGATGTTCAAGGCGCGACAGGCTTTTAATTCGATCGCCTTCTCCAGGTCAGCTACACTTAAAATGCTTTCATCCAGACAGACAGGCGTCTGCATTTCTGCCTGAAGTTTCTGATAGTCCGTCAGTTCCGCTTCAGCCAAAGGTTCCTCCAAACACAGCAAACCAAGACCGTCTATTTTCATCAATTCGGGAATGTGCTCGGAGCGAAAGCTTCTGTTGGCATCCGCGAGCAGCTTGAGATAGGGATAGGCAGTTCTGATCATGTTGAGTTTGGCAAAACCGTCCTGCGGTTTGATCTTTATTTTAAAACGGACGTAACCTTCCTGCAGGTACTGTTCAATCTGTTTTAACAGGCCGGCGTTATCCAGATCTCCCAGAACCATACCCGCCTCAATCTGCGTATTGGTCTCCTCCAGAAACACAGCCGCCATGACAGGGATATGCTGACGCCTTGCGTACACGTCCAGCAACGCATTTTCAACCCCTGCGCCTGTCATCGGATAAGCTCTGTCCAGCCAGGCATGAATGTCGAAAGGATGCACAGTCTCTTCCTGCAGCAGCCGCGGAAGATAAGTTTCCAGCAGAAGATGTTTGGCATCAGCAAGCGTTTCCGAAGTATAAAAAGGATCAGAGAAAGCGACAACTTCCCCATAGCCGGTATTCCCAAATTCGTCTGTGATTTTAAGAATGATCGTTTCCCGACAGTTCAGCCTGGTCTGAGATGTTTTAAAGGTAAATTTCAAAGGCATGTCTAAAAGGAATAGCTCTGCTTTTTTTATGATCATGGGTCTCCTCCTCCAGCCAGCATATCTTCCAGCGCCTTGTGACGGATCTTTCCTGTGGTATTCCGGGGAAGTTCAGCCAAAAAAATGATCTCGCTGGGAAGTTTATAGCGGGCAAGTCTCGGAGACAGATAGTCCCTGATCTCTTCTTCGTTTAACGAAGATACTGCAAATAAGACAGGTACCTGTCCCCACTTAGGATCTTTTCTTCCGATGACAGTGCATTCTTTGATCCCAGGGTGTGCGTAGAGTATATTTTCGATTTCCCGCGGATAAATATTTTCCCCGCCTGAAATGATCATATTTTTGCGACGATCGAGAATATACAGGAAACCGTCCGGATCCAAATAACCGATATCTTCCGTAGGGAAAAATCCGAAGATCGTTTCCCGGCCAAGATATCCGTCCATAACCATGGGACTCTGAATCAGGACTTCGCCGCTGCCGTCAGACCCTGGATTTTTGATCAGAATTTCCACTGAATCCAGTGGAAGTCCAACTGAATCAAGCTTATCCGGGTATTGGAGAACGGAAAAGGTTGCCGATTGGCTGGTGGTTTCCGTCATACCGTACGTTTTATAGATAGGGATCTGCCTAACCATACATTTTTCAACCAAGGGTCGGGGTATGAACTCCCCCCCTATAAGCACCACTCTCAAGCAATGCCTGTCAATCCGGTCAATGATTCTGTTCAGCATGGTCGGAACAACCGACAGCATATTGACTTTTCCTTCCTGAACCAGGCTTAACGTTTCCTCTTCCCGAAAGCTTTCCAGCAAGGTTACCGCAGTCCCGTTGTATAAACTGCGCAGTAGAATCGTTAAGGCGCTGATATGATACAACGGCAGAATCATCAGCCAGTTATCTTCTTCTGTAACTCCGAGGCTTTTTTGAGAAGCCTTAACATGGGCAGCAAACTGTTTCCAGCGCAGCGGAACAGATTTGAATTCCCCAGTCGTGGCGCTCGTATTCATAATGACTGCAATTTGTTCCGGGTTAAAATCCGCCGCCGGATCAAATTCTCTGCATGCTTCCGAATCATCTTGTTCTGCAGCATCAGCCTTTACATCATCCGTAACATCATCCCCAACTACATCCGAAAATGACTTCACTTCGGCCGGAAATGACTGGCTGAAATTCACGGCGGCCAGACCATTCTGGGCCAAAACCAGCTGAATATCCAGGGTTTTTACTTGTTTGCCGATTTCTTCCGCAGTTAAACGTGTATTCAGCATCAATACTTCTTTTTGAAGCAACTGTAAGGCCAGAAAAAACAAGACCGTTTGTTCAGAATTATTCGAAAGGAGCGCTACCCTTTTTTGTTTTTTGACATGCGGCAAAAGCCTTACCGAAAGTAAGCTTACGCGTTCGGACACGTCCCGAAACGTCAGGTCGTTGATAAATTTCTTATCCGGTTTTTCAAGGGCTTGTCTTTTTAACCAGTTCATCTTAATTCATACTCTCTATTAAATCCTTAATTCCATCCATACAGATCGTGTATTACATTATTTGGGGTAGGTCTTCGTAATATCCTGCCGGATCAGGGGAATTTCGGGAACTTTTTGAAATCGGGCTCGCGTTTTTCTTTAAAAGCGTCTCTGCCCTCTTTAGCTTCGTCTGTGGTATAGAACAACAGTGTTGCATCCCCAGCCAGCTGCTGCAGTCCGGCGAGACCGTCTGTATCTGCATTGAAAGCTGCTTTCAGGAAGCGAAGGGCAGTCGGCGAATGCTGCAGGATTTCCTGCGCCCATTTCACGGTCTCCTTTTCAAGCTGCTCAAACGGGACGACTGTATTAACGAGTCCCATCTCCAGGGCTTCCTTAGCCGTATATTGACGGCAGAGATACCAGATCTCACGGGCTTTCTTCTGGCCGATGATGCGAGCCAGATAGCCTGCACCGTAGCCGGCGTCAAAAGAGCCGACCTTTGGTCCGGTCTGGCCGAATTTGGCGTTCTCTGATGCGATCGTCAAATCGCAGACAATATGCAGAACATGGCCGCCGCCAATCGCAAACCCGTTGACCATCGCGATCACCGGTTTAGGAATGATGCGGATTAAACGCTGCAGATCCAGCACATTTAGACGCGGGATCTGATCGTCACCGACATAACCGCCATGGCCACGCACCTTTTGGTCACCGCCGGAGCAGAATGCTTCTTTTTCCTGGCCCTGACCGTGATTAGCACCGGTCAAAATAATCACTCCTATATTTTCATCCTCCCGGGCAATCGAAAAAGCATCAATCAGTTCCATAATCGTTTTGGGGCGGAAAGCATTGCGGACTTCCGGGCGGTTGATGGTAATCTTGGCGATTCCGCTGTATTCCTCATAAATAATATCCTCATAGCTGCGGCTGAGTTTTTCCCACGGAAATGTGCTCATTGAATAACCTCCCTATAATACGTATTCTTTTTCTCCGGGCTCATATTCTTTTTCCCGAATTCTTATTACGTCTTTCCGTATTTTCATCTAAAGCATCAACGCTTAGGAACTCGCTAACGACCGCCCGAAAAGTCTGCGGGTCTTCCAGATGCGTATTATGCCCTACTCCGGAAATGGTCTGCCGGATGATCCTGGCATTTAAATGACTGAACTCTCGGCTGATTTTCTGGTATTTTGGATCAAGTTCACCGCTGACAAAGAGGACGGGCATCGTCAATTCGGCCACCCGATCTTTCAAGCAAGGAAACGTTCCCTGACCGCTCGCCAGTAGTGTATTGGCAAGCGCATATGGTTCATTTTGCAGGCGGCGCTGCCTGATTTTCGCTCGGACTTTCTCGGGAAGACGGGCTTGTGTTTTGAAAAGTTCCAAACCTGACCAATAGCTTTCAAACCATTCAATCCCGTTCTGCCGAATATCTTCGGCCAGTACGGCATCATCTCTGCGCCGTTTCTCCCTGCTTAGCTCACCGTATTCCCCATAGGAAGCGCTTTCCATGATAAGTTTAGCAATTTCCCGGGGATATTGTAAAGCATAGGCCAGCGCAATCCGGCCGCCCATGGAATACCCTATCACGCTGTACTGCACCAGCTCTAACTGCTGTATCAGATCATGCAGCGTTTCCAGCAGCGTGGGAAGTCCGTACGGCTGAAGGGCAGACGGTTTTTCAGTACTGCCGTGCCCGGTCAGATCCACCAGGATCAACCGGAAGCCGGAAAGATCAATTTCGTCCCAGGTACCGAGGTTCTCTGAAAATCCGTGCAAACAGACAACCGGCTTCCCGGTTCCCCGTACTTCAAAGTGAATGTTTAGACCATTTGCGGTGATCATCATTTCCTATCATCCATCTTAGTCATTTTCTGACGGCAGCCGGGTATATTTGTCATGCAGTTCCTTGCTTAACTCCAGATCTATTTTTACTTCAATAAGCTTGATGCCTTGTGTGTTCTGAGCTGTTTGGAAACTGAGCTCAAATTCTTCATAATTTTTCGGTTCAAAGTAGGCGATGCCATACAAAGAAGTTAATGCAGAAAAATCCAAGCCCGGGGGGGTTAAGAACAGCGTTTCAAAATATTTTCCCCGGCTCTGGGGCAAGTACCTGAAGATCCCCCCGCCATTGTTATTGAACAATAGGATGGTCAGATCCAACGGGTGATTCTTGGCGATCTGAAGCCCGTTTAAATCATGGAAAAGCGCAATGTCTCCGGTCAGCAGCACCGTCGGTTTACCGGCAGCCGCTATACCAAGGGCTGTAGAAACCATGCCGTCGATTCCATTAGCGCCTCTGTTTCCAAGTACCTTCAGATTTTGCGCGCGGGCCTCCAGAAAATCATCAACATCGCGGACGGCCATACTGTTGGCTGCAAGAATCCTGGATTCTTGAGGCAGAAGATCTTGAAGCCTTTGAATCAAGGCCCCTTCAAACAGTCCTTTTTCCTGTCTGGCTTGTCTTAGCTGCACCCGCATTCTTTGTTGGTAAATGAGCCACCTATCCAAATATTCCCGGCTGCTGTTTTCGGTTTTGACCGACGCTGCAAAAAGTTTAGGTGAAGCCAGTACATAATGATTCGTGGAAAGTGCCGGGTTACGATAGTCAAATACTGCATCGGCCTGGACAAATAATGCGTCCTGATGCCGGGCCAAATACTGCTGAAGGCTTTTCGACACAGGTGTCTGTCCAAACTGGATGACATATTCCGGTTTTAATTCGTCTTTGACAGCATCATCTTTTAGAAATGCCTGGTAGCTGTCCAGAATGACTCCACTTGAGAAGCCGCGGAAATTGGACAGCGGATCGGCAAGTACAGGCGCTTTCAAACGTGCCGCTAGGGCCAGTACCTCTGTATGATAGTCGGCATACGCGTCACCGCCGCAAACAATGATTCCGTTTTTATTGCTGAATGCTGCATCAAATTTCGGATGAACTTCCAAAGGCTCGGCAGGATGCGGATACGAAGACGGGTCGTTGAGGCTGAAAGGTTCTCGGTGAAGTCTAAAAGCATCTCTGTGGCGGCCTGCTGTAAAATCAAGTTTGCTTAAATCCGGCACCAATGGTTCACGCAGCGGGATATTCACGTGGGACACGCCAAAGCTTCCCGTTATGGCGCTGCCGTAAGCTTTTTGCATAACTGTCCTGGCATAGCGGTACATCCGCTCATCTTCTTCGGGTAATGCCAGTTCCTCAAAAAAACTTGCATACTCTCCGTAAATCCTGGTCTGATCAATGGTTTGAGGCGCTCCGACCTGACGCAGTTCGGGCGGCCGGTCGGCCGTCAGGACAATCAGCGGAACCCTGGAATATTTGGCTTCTACCAGAGCTGGCAAATAGTGCGCTGCAGCAGATCCTGATGTACAAACCAGCACGACGGGTCTCTGCATCTCTTTGGCTGCCCCGAGTGCAAAGAAGGCTGCGCAACGTTCGTCAATACTGACATAGATCTCAAATTGATGTTCACTGAATAAAATTGCCAGCGGGGTAGAACGCGATCCCGGGCTGATCACAACTTCCCTTACGCCCAGTTGGTACAATTCATCCACCAGGGCCGCTATGTAATTCGTTGCTGCAAAAGAATCGGTCATCGTCGTACTATCCTCACCTTCATGTCCAACATATTTCAGATCCCAAGCTTAAAGATTTCCAAAGTTGGAATCATAAGATTCCAGGATTGGATTTAAGGACATGGGGGTCAGGGTACCAGGCCCTCCAGAATCGTCCTTAATTTATCGTTCGTCTCGATGTATTCCTCCAGACAATCGGATCCTTCCACGATCCCGCATCCCGTATACGCATAGACCATATTGTCCTGAATAAGGGCCGACCGGATACCGGCCACAAAAATGCCATTACCGTTCTGATCCATGATTCCCAGGGGGGCCGCATACATCCCCCGCTCGTGTTTTTCCTCTCTGGCAATAATGTCAAGGGCAGGTCCGACCGGATTGCCGCCAAGGGCTGGCGTCGGATGCAGACGGGTGACCCAGTCGGTTAAAAGACTGCGGTCTTTTGCCCCAAGACGGGTTTTTAGATGATAAAGGTTTTTCAGGGTCAGAATCCTTGTCTCGTCGATCCATACCTCAGCGCAGTATTTTTTCATCACATCGGCTATGGTATCCCGCACAATTCGATGCTCATGCAGGTTTTTAGGGTCGTTTAGCAGGATCTCCATTTGAGTCCCCTCATCAATGGCGTTACGGGGAATTGTGCCCGCCAGGGCATAACTGATAATTTCATCGTCCGCTTTCTGGACCAGGATTTCCGGCGTAGCACCCAGAAAAGTCCGTCCTTCCTTCGCATACGCAAAAACAAAGCTGTCCGGGTTTTTTTCCCGGAGGCTCTTGAGTACGCTCTCAACATGAACCGTCGTGGCACAACTGATTTTCACTTCTCTGGAAATAACCACTTTATCTACGTTTTTTAAGGATATTTCCTGTTTGACATTGGTGAATAATTCCTGCCACTGCGGGTAATCATCATCAGCGATCGTATAGGTATGGCGGACAGACTTTGTCTCCCTGTCCTCTAACCCACAAATTTCTTCCTTCGGCGCCTGCTCGGGATAGTATAAAAGCTGCTTGCCGTCCTTTTCAACATAATAGTACTTGAAAGCAATGGTTTCATTGCCAAGTCCGGCCCATTTGGGATCACGGACCGACTGAAAAAAGGTTCTGGCAGAAAACACTAGGTCGTAATTCTGATAACTTTCTCCTTCAGCAAAGGTTCTCCAGCGTATTGCCCCGATGATCAGTTCACCGGTCAAGGGATTGTAAAAGAAAAGACGATCCTGTTTGTCAAAATGAGTCCAAAAAGCCAAAGGATTTTCCAATTTCATTTCTTTTTTTAGATACTTCAATTTTTTCCGTCTCCGCTTGTACAAAATTAATTTCCTATAGTATTATCCTACATTTTCGGCGATATATATACTATTTTATCAAAAGGAGGAAAATTTTTCACGTAATCCGCAGTTTTTTTATAAAAAACCATGTTTACCCCATAAATTAAAAAATTTTTTGATATAATAAACAGCCCTAATCCGATGGAAGCTCGGACCAAGGCTGTTTAATCATCCAGTCATTTCATTCAGTTAATCGCTCAACATTATGTGCACGATTTACCCACGGATTCTGTCCAGGGTCTTTTTGGTTTCAAGTAGGAATCCGTCCGTGCTGACAACCGTCTTTTCAGGAAGATCGGAAATCAGGGCCAGGTCTTTGGTCATAATTCCTGCTTCGATTGTCTGCAGGGAAGCGGCTTCCAACTGATCTGCAAACTCGATCAGATCTTTCAGTCCGTCGATTTCGCCGCGTTTTCTTAATGCTCCGGTCCAGGCAAACAGGGTAGCCATCGCATTCGTCGAGGTTTCTTCGCCTTTAAGATGCTTGTAATAGTGACGGGTTACTGTCCCGTGTGCTGCCTCATATTCATAGCAGCCATCGGGAGATACCAGAACCGATGTCATCATGGCCAGACTTCCGAAAGCTGTCGCGATCATATCGGACATCACGTCCCCGTCATAGTTTTTACATGCCCAGATATATCCGCCCTCGGAACGGATAACACGGGCCACTGCATCGTCAATCAGCGTGTAGAAGTACTCAATATCCGCATCGGCAAATTTCTGCTTGTATTCCGCATCAAAGATTTCCTGGAAAATATCCTTGAAGGTATGATCGTACAGTTTGGAAATCGTGTCTTTGGTCGCAAACCATAGATCCTGCTTGACATCGAGCGCATAGTTAAAGCAGGAACGCGCAAAACTCTCAATGGATTTGTCGACATTATGCATTCCCATAATGACGCCTTTGCCAGCAAAGTCAAAAATCGTCTGGCGGTTCACTTCACCGGTTTCACTGGTGAAAACGAGTTCCGCCTTTCCAGCTCCCGGAACTTTGTATTCGACATTGCGGTAAACATCACCATAAGCATGACGGGCAATCGTGATCGGTTTCTTCCAGGCAGAGACCATTGGAGTGATGCCTTTCACAACAATCGGCGCCCGTAAAACCGTTCCATCCAGAATCGCTCGGATGGTGCCATTCGGACTCTTCCACATTTCTTTCAGATTGTACTCTTCAACCCTTTGGGCATTCGGCGTAATGGTAGCGCACTTTACGGCAACGCCATATTTCTTGTTGGCCATAGCGGCATCGATCGTAACCTGGTCATTCGTCTGATCCCGGTATTCCAGGCCAAGATCGTAATACTCAGTTTTTAAATCGATATAGGGCAGAAGCAAGATTTCTTTAATAGATTTCCAGATGATTCTGGTCATCTCATCGCCATCCATCTCTACCAGTGGGACGTTCATTTGGATTTTCTGCATTTTGTCCTCCTTAATATATCTAAAAATGTCTAAAATCGAAAGCTTTTGTCAATGACATAATTTCGACTGCTATTATACTATAAAATATCGAATTGATATACAAGCAAACACAAAGAATAATACAGAATTCATTTCTGCCATCTTCTATTACTCTTGTCTTTCCGGCTCAATCCGGGTTTTATTTCCAAGCAGGAAAAACCCCTGAATAAACAGCAACACACCAGTTACGATCAGCATCCACTCTATTTTAATTACATCAGCTAAAGGACCGAACACCAGCATCCCAAGCGGCATCATGGAACTTGATATCATAGTCAGAACACCGAATACCCTGCCTAGAAAATCCCCTTCCACTTTTTCTTGCAGCAGAACCATTGCCGGGACATTGAAGATGGGCATGGCGACCCCGATCAGGAACATAAAAAGAAGGTAAATCCAAAAAACCGGAACAACCCCAAGCGCGAGGGTACATACCCCAATCATTAACGCTGCCACGGTCATCGTGTTGACCCGGTTTTTGAGGCCTCCCCAGGATGCCATCCCGAGTCCGCCGATAACCATGCCAAGCGAAAACGCAACTTCAATTGCAGTCAGCCGCCAGACATCATTACCGAAACTGCGTGTAACCTGAAGCGGGGTTAAAAATGCAGAAGGCGCTGCCAGGAAAAAGAAAACAGCTGTAAATAGAAAGAAAATTTTCAAAAATGGATGGTTAAGAACATACCGGATCCCTTCTCTCAGATCACCGAAGTAACTGACGGTTTGCTTCTGCAAGGCTTTGGCATGGGCAGCTACCCTCAGGAATACAAACAATACCATCACAGCAATGGCAGCTGTGACCACATCAATAAAAAAGAT
This genomic stretch from Dehalobacter restrictus DSM 9455 harbors:
- a CDS encoding PaaI family thioesterase — encoded protein: MENQKYLIDYLNIEYIQYKDNTFEAKMNLTTFHSQPYGILHGGATIALGESAAGYASNQLLDNSQVAVGQNITANHMKTKNIEGYILAKGRLLHQGKTSHVWLIEMLDEKDELISVVTVTNAVINYNRV
- the menC gene encoding o-succinylbenzoate synthase → MIIKKAELFLLDMPLKFTFKTSQTRLNCRETIILKITDEFGNTGYGEVVAFSDPFYTSETLADAKHLLLETYLPRLLQEETVHPFDIHAWLDRAYPMTGAGVENALLDVYARRQHIPVMAAVFLEETNTQIEAGMVLGDLDNAGLLKQIEQYLQEGYVRFKIKIKPQDGFAKLNMIRTAYPYLKLLADANRSFRSEHIPELMKIDGLGLLCLEEPLAEAELTDYQKLQAEMQTPVCLDESILSVADLEKAIELKACRALNIKTGRVGGLFYVRQMIELCRKHHIYYWIGSMVESGISKILHVHLASLKDTYIPGDLSPSQRYFSQDIIRPEVTVQNGRIEVPRGPGLGIAVDENVLADYTVEHHIFA
- the menE gene encoding o-succinylbenzoate--CoA ligase; its protein translation is MNWLKRQALEKPDKKFINDLTFRDVSERVSLLSVRLLPHVKKQKRVALLSNNSEQTVLFFLALQLLQKEVLMLNTRLTAEEIGKQVKTLDIQLVLAQNGLAAVNFSQSFPAEVKSFSDVVGDDVTDDVKADAAEQDDSEACREFDPAADFNPEQIAVIMNTSATTGEFKSVPLRWKQFAAHVKASQKSLGVTEEDNWLMILPLYHISALTILLRSLYNGTAVTLLESFREEETLSLVQEGKVNMLSVVPTMLNRIIDRIDRHCLRVVLIGGEFIPRPLVEKCMVRQIPIYKTYGMTETTSQSATFSVLQYPDKLDSVGLPLDSVEILIKNPGSDGSGEVLIQSPMVMDGYLGRETIFGFFPTEDIGYLDPDGFLYILDRRKNMIISGGENIYPREIENILYAHPGIKECTVIGRKDPKWGQVPVLFAVSSLNEEEIRDYLSPRLARYKLPSEIIFLAELPRNTTGKIRHKALEDMLAGGGDP
- the menB gene encoding 1,4-dihydroxy-2-naphthoyl-CoA synthase, whose amino-acid sequence is MSTFPWEKLSRSYEDIIYEEYSGIAKITINRPEVRNAFRPKTIMELIDAFSIAREDENIGVIILTGANHGQGQEKEAFCSGGDQKVRGHGGYVGDDQIPRLNVLDLQRLIRIIPKPVIAMVNGFAIGGGHVLHIVCDLTIASENAKFGQTGPKVGSFDAGYGAGYLARIIGQKKAREIWYLCRQYTAKEALEMGLVNTVVPFEQLEKETVKWAQEILQHSPTALRFLKAAFNADTDGLAGLQQLAGDATLLFYTTDEAKEGRDAFKEKREPDFKKFPKFP
- the menH gene encoding 2-succinyl-6-hydroxy-2,4-cyclohexadiene-1-carboxylate synthase, whose product is MMITANGLNIHFEVRGTGKPVVCLHGFSENLGTWDEIDLSGFRLILVDLTGHGSTEKPSALQPYGLPTLLETLHDLIQQLELVQYSVIGYSMGGRIALAYALQYPREIAKLIMESASYGEYGELSREKRRRDDAVLAEDIRQNGIEWFESYWSGLELFKTQARLPEKVRAKIRQRRLQNEPYALANTLLASGQGTFPCLKDRVAELTMPVLFVSGELDPKYQKISREFSHLNARIIRQTISGVGHNTHLEDPQTFRAVVSEFLSVDALDENTERRNKNSGKRI
- the menD gene encoding 2-succinyl-5-enolpyruvyl-6-hydroxy-3-cyclohexene-1-carboxylic-acid synthase, which gives rise to MTDSFAATNYIAALVDELYQLGVREVVISPGSRSTPLAILFSEHQFEIYVSIDERCAAFFALGAAKEMQRPVVLVCTSGSAAAHYLPALVEAKYSRVPLIVLTADRPPELRQVGAPQTIDQTRIYGEYASFFEELALPEEDERMYRYARTVMQKAYGSAITGSFGVSHVNIPLREPLVPDLSKLDFTAGRHRDAFRLHREPFSLNDPSSYPHPAEPLEVHPKFDAAFSNKNGIIVCGGDAYADYHTEVLALAARLKAPVLADPLSNFRGFSSGVILDSYQAFLKDDAVKDELKPEYVIQFGQTPVSKSLQQYLARHQDALFVQADAVFDYRNPALSTNHYVLASPKLFAASVKTENSSREYLDRWLIYQQRMRVQLRQARQEKGLFEGALIQRLQDLLPQESRILAANSMAVRDVDDFLEARAQNLKVLGNRGANGIDGMVSTALGIAAAGKPTVLLTGDIALFHDLNGLQIAKNHPLDLTILLFNNNGGGIFRYLPQSRGKYFETLFLTPPGLDFSALTSLYGIAYFEPKNYEEFELSFQTAQNTQGIKLIEVKIDLELSKELHDKYTRLPSEND
- a CDS encoding isochorismate synthase, giving the protein MKYLKKEMKLENPLAFWTHFDKQDRLFFYNPLTGELIIGAIRWRTFAEGESYQNYDLVFSARTFFQSVRDPKWAGLGNETIAFKYYYVEKDGKQLLYYPEQAPKEEICGLEDRETKSVRHTYTIADDDYPQWQELFTNVKQEISLKNVDKVVISREVKISCATTVHVESVLKSLREKNPDSFVFAYAKEGRTFLGATPEILVQKADDEIISYALAGTIPRNAIDEGTQMEILLNDPKNLHEHRIVRDTIADVMKKYCAEVWIDETRILTLKNLYHLKTRLGAKDRSLLTDWVTRLHPTPALGGNPVGPALDIIAREEKHERGMYAAPLGIMDQNGNGIFVAGIRSALIQDNMVYAYTGCGIVEGSDCLEEYIETNDKLRTILEGLVP
- a CDS encoding NADP-dependent isocitrate dehydrogenase is translated as MQKIQMNVPLVEMDGDEMTRIIWKSIKEILLLPYIDLKTEYYDLGLEYRDQTNDQVTIDAAMANKKYGVAVKCATITPNAQRVEEYNLKEMWKSPNGTIRAILDGTVLRAPIVVKGITPMVSAWKKPITIARHAYGDVYRNVEYKVPGAGKAELVFTSETGEVNRQTIFDFAGKGVIMGMHNVDKSIESFARSCFNYALDVKQDLWFATKDTISKLYDHTFKDIFQEIFDAEYKQKFADADIEYFYTLIDDAVARVIRSEGGYIWACKNYDGDVMSDMIATAFGSLAMMTSVLVSPDGCYEYEAAHGTVTRHYYKHLKGEETSTNAMATLFAWTGALRKRGEIDGLKDLIEFADQLEAASLQTIEAGIMTKDLALISDLPEKTVVSTDGFLLETKKTLDRIRG
- a CDS encoding MFS transporter — encoded protein: MPDLKNTPSITELPNGSNWKTDTVLFIASQTLSLFGTSLVQYAMMWYITLSTQSGVMMTVYIICGFLPTFLLSPFAGVWADRYNRKNLIMLSDTLIAAVTLILAILFLLGYKTVWLLFVMAALRAFGTAVQTPAVGAFLPQLVPQDKLTKVNGINGSIQSLVMLVSPMISGALLAIAAIETIFFIDVVTAAIAVMVLFVFLRVAAHAKALQKQTVSYFGDLREGIRYVLNHPFLKIFFLFTAVFFFLAAPSAFLTPLQVTRSFGNDVWRLTAIEVAFSLGMVIGGLGMASWGGLKNRVNTMTVAALMIGVCTLALGVVPVFWIYLLFMFLIGVAMPIFNVPAMVLLQEKVEGDFLGRVFGVLTMISSSMMPLGMLVFGPLADVIKIEWMLIVTGVLLFIQGFFLLGNKTRIEPERQE